In one Anaerohalosphaeraceae bacterium genomic region, the following are encoded:
- a CDS encoding lamin tail domain-containing protein has translation MKRFLLWAAVSLAAAAGGSYPVGDLNQDWRVDLTDLVIFGEQWLTDVSCSGLFCADLDSLSGVTLSDFQQFAMNWLTDLYHPPLLINEFMASSNSASGISDPQGHFDDWIEIYNAGDVPIDLAGMYLTDNLNNPTAWRFPFGRPSETTIPPKGFLVVWADGHVQDSPGLHASFSLSAAGEQIGLFDTDGVKPIDTVVFGTQTTNLSYGRWPDGGSDQRFFAVPTPGAANSSAYSGLVGDVEFSHKRGFYDAPFSLILSCDTPGVTIYYTTNSSTPIENEAPTASAVRYTGPISVSSTRCIRAAAVKTGWKPSPVGTHTYLFGASAAIRSMPVISIVGDPQKSLYEPDGVMAIVGGTYSDGVWQSSGPGSYNNPLQRGRSYERPVSFEYLNRNTGAAFQQDCGIRVHGSDFTRPRYTRGEDWITCWVNWWPGWNTNKFSFNLWFRNVYGTGRLEYPLFPFLNVDSFESIVLRAGHNDACTPFVKDEWARRLFRDMGHAQVTGFFANLYINGVYRGYYNPTARGDKEFYQEWYNTKDDFDVITQSGVRDGDDAAWSSLLWYANNRNLSNMADYEYVASRLDLPSFIDMLILQNYIGNFDWPGNNWDVHRRRTPDGKFAFSIWDAEGLAETWIFGNNGENLQKNSFEHFPSWTSPTGLNNLSWCPISQLYRALRNNPEFRQMFADRVHRHFRNGGVLTQANLLSKWWEVFGEVSAVLPETTAFPVRYVPDIFIPKREPYILAAFANNNLFSTSFGYPIFYINGVYQHGGYVSSGSILTMTQSTPSGTLYYTLDGTDPRLPSSTQLVAQGFVVPDSAPKKVLVPTGDIGTAWRGSSEPFNDAGWTGGTGGVGYERQTGYESMIGIDVGAAMYNKNTTCYIRIPFTVDGAALPHYTTLTLRVRYDDGFVAFLNGIEVRRVNAPASLSWNSAATANREASSAWDSFDISSYRSALRAGTNILAIHGLNVNLTSSDFLISAELEAPSVYTTIPAGIAPTAAAYTGPIQLTASVPVKARIRSSTGQWSVLNEAVYAVGPVKQNLRVSELMYNPPDPNHEFIELVNIGPETINLNLVRFTKGIDFAFGPQTLAAGERIVVVVNRAAFLQRYPSFSGRIAGEYTGRLDNAGETIRLEDALGAVIQEFAYKDSWYPITDGQGFSLTVRNPAQTDLGAWSRKDGWRASALAGGSPGTDDSGMVPDPGAIVINELLAHSHGGQPDWIELYNTTSQPIAIGGWFLSDSTGDESRIKKYEIPAGTTVPAGGYLVFYEDLHFGNPSAPGVNQPFALSEGGETVYLRSGLNGEIGGYEAAQSFGASATGVTFGRYQKSTLDGGTAFTAMSSPTPGAANAYPLVGPVVISEIQYHPSAANTGGEFLELRNISSQPVVLQDEVSTEIAPGNFITESVPWRFDRGIDFVFPAGTTIPAGGILIVAENPTAFTAYYGTMPSGVQVLGPFAGGTKLDNGGETIRLVRPGDQEYGRERFWICVEQISYDDAPPWPTSADGGGHSLQRIVPAQYGDDVINWRAGLPAPGN, from the coding sequence ATTTCCAGCAGTTTGCGATGAACTGGCTGACCGATTTGTATCATCCGCCGCTGCTGATTAATGAATTTATGGCATCCAGCAACAGCGCCAGCGGCATCAGCGATCCGCAGGGACATTTTGATGACTGGATTGAGATTTACAATGCCGGCGATGTGCCGATTGATTTGGCCGGGATGTATCTGACCGACAATCTGAACAATCCGACCGCCTGGCGGTTTCCCTTCGGTCGGCCGTCGGAAACGACGATTCCTCCAAAGGGGTTTTTGGTGGTCTGGGCGGATGGGCACGTTCAGGACAGTCCCGGACTGCACGCCTCATTCAGTCTGAGTGCGGCAGGCGAGCAAATCGGATTGTTTGATACGGACGGGGTCAAGCCGATTGATACCGTCGTTTTCGGAACCCAGACAACCAATCTTTCGTACGGACGCTGGCCGGATGGAGGTTCTGACCAGCGGTTTTTTGCTGTGCCCACCCCCGGAGCGGCCAACAGCAGCGCATACAGCGGTCTTGTCGGCGATGTGGAGTTCAGCCACAAGCGGGGGTTTTATGATGCACCGTTCAGCCTGATTTTAAGCTGTGATACGCCTGGGGTGACGATTTATTATACAACCAACAGCAGCACTCCGATTGAAAATGAGGCCCCAACGGCGTCAGCCGTGCGGTACACGGGACCGATTTCGGTCTCTTCCACGCGCTGTATTCGTGCGGCGGCGGTCAAGACCGGCTGGAAGCCGAGTCCTGTCGGCACGCACACGTACCTTTTCGGGGCTTCTGCAGCGATACGGTCGATGCCGGTTATCTCCATTGTCGGAGACCCGCAGAAATCTCTGTACGAGCCGGATGGGGTGATGGCGATTGTCGGCGGCACATACAGCGACGGCGTCTGGCAGTCCAGCGGCCCGGGCAGCTATAACAATCCGCTGCAGCGCGGACGAAGCTATGAGCGGCCCGTCTCGTTTGAATATCTGAATCGGAATACGGGAGCGGCTTTTCAGCAGGATTGCGGGATTCGGGTTCACGGCAGCGATTTTACGCGGCCCCGCTATACGCGCGGGGAGGACTGGATTACCTGCTGGGTAAACTGGTGGCCTGGCTGGAACACCAACAAGTTCAGTTTCAATCTCTGGTTTCGAAATGTGTACGGAACAGGGCGGCTGGAGTATCCGCTGTTTCCGTTTCTGAATGTGGATTCGTTTGAGAGCATTGTTTTGCGCGCGGGTCATAACGACGCCTGCACGCCGTTTGTCAAGGATGAATGGGCCCGTCGGCTGTTTCGGGACATGGGGCATGCGCAGGTGACCGGCTTCTTTGCCAATCTGTACATCAATGGCGTCTATCGCGGCTATTACAATCCAACCGCCCGCGGTGACAAGGAGTTTTATCAGGAATGGTACAACACCAAAGACGACTTTGACGTCATTACACAGTCCGGCGTGCGGGACGGGGACGATGCGGCCTGGAGCAGTCTGCTTTGGTATGCCAACAACCGCAATCTGAGCAATATGGCTGATTATGAGTATGTGGCAAGCCGGCTGGACCTTCCGTCCTTTATCGATATGCTGATTCTTCAGAATTACATCGGCAATTTTGACTGGCCCGGCAACAACTGGGATGTGCATCGGCGAAGGACTCCGGATGGGAAATTTGCATTCAGCATTTGGGATGCGGAAGGACTGGCGGAAACGTGGATATTCGGAAACAACGGGGAAAATCTGCAGAAAAATTCTTTTGAGCATTTTCCCAGCTGGACATCTCCGACAGGGCTGAACAACCTGTCCTGGTGTCCGATTTCTCAGCTGTACCGGGCCCTGCGGAACAATCCGGAGTTTCGGCAGATGTTTGCCGACCGGGTGCACCGGCATTTTCGCAACGGAGGGGTTCTGACTCAGGCCAATCTTCTGTCGAAGTGGTGGGAGGTCTTCGGTGAGGTATCTGCTGTGCTGCCGGAAACGACGGCGTTTCCGGTCCGCTACGTGCCGGATATTTTTATTCCCAAGCGTGAACCGTATATCCTGGCGGCCTTTGCCAACAATAATTTATTCAGCACATCGTTCGGTTATCCGATTTTTTATATCAATGGGGTGTACCAGCACGGCGGATATGTCAGCTCCGGCTCGATTCTGACAATGACGCAATCCACCCCTTCGGGGACGCTTTACTATACGCTGGACGGCACAGACCCGCGTCTGCCTTCATCCACCCAGCTGGTTGCGCAGGGGTTTGTTGTGCCCGACAGCGCCCCGAAGAAAGTGCTGGTCCCCACAGGGGATATCGGGACGGCCTGGCGGGGCAGCAGCGAACCTTTCAATGATGCCGGCTGGACCGGCGGCACGGGCGGGGTCGGCTACGAACGGCAGACCGGCTATGAGAGCATGATTGGAATTGATGTCGGAGCGGCGATGTACAACAAGAATACAACCTGTTATATCCGGATTCCGTTCACTGTGGACGGCGCCGCTTTGCCGCATTATACCACACTGACGCTGCGGGTTCGCTATGACGACGGTTTTGTGGCTTTTTTGAACGGAATCGAAGTCAGGCGGGTAAACGCCCCTGCTTCCCTGAGCTGGAACTCGGCGGCTACCGCCAATCGAGAGGCCTCCTCTGCGTGGGATTCTTTTGATATTTCCTCGTATAGAAGCGCACTGCGGGCCGGGACGAACATTCTGGCCATTCACGGTCTGAACGTAAATCTCACCAGTTCCGATTTTCTGATTTCGGCGGAGTTGGAAGCGCCTTCCGTTTATACAACCATTCCGGCGGGCATTGCCCCGACGGCGGCGGCCTATACCGGTCCGATCCAGCTGACGGCCAGCGTTCCCGTCAAGGCGAGGATTCGAAGCAGCACCGGCCAGTGGAGCGTGCTCAATGAAGCGGTTTACGCGGTCGGGCCGGTCAAACAGAATCTGCGGGTTTCGGAACTGATGTACAATCCGCCGGACCCAAATCACGAATTCATCGAACTGGTCAATATCGGTCCGGAGACCATCAATCTAAATCTGGTTCGATTTACCAAGGGAATAGATTTTGCCTTTGGGCCCCAGACTCTGGCCGCCGGTGAGCGGATTGTCGTCGTTGTCAATCGGGCGGCTTTTCTCCAGCGGTATCCTTCCTTCAGCGGTCGGATTGCCGGAGAATATACGGGCCGGCTGGACAATGCCGGAGAGACGATTCGTCTGGAGGATGCCCTGGGGGCGGTCATTCAGGAGTTTGCCTACAAGGACAGCTGGTATCCGATTACGGACGGACAGGGTTTTTCGTTGACGGTCCGCAACCCCGCTCAGACGGATTTGGGGGCGTGGAGCCGAAAGGACGGGTGGCGGGCCAGTGCCTTGGCCGGCGGTTCACCGGGAACGGACGATTCGGGGATGGTGCCGGACCCGGGGGCGATTGTAATCAATGAACTGCTGGCCCATTCTCACGGCGGACAGCCGGACTGGATTGAATTGTACAACACGACGTCTCAGCCGATTGCCATCGGCGGCTGGTTCCTCAGCGACAGCACAGGAGATGAAAGTCGTATCAAAAAGTATGAGATTCCTGCAGGAACAACGGTGCCCGCCGGCGGCTATTTGGTGTTTTATGAGGATTTGCATTTTGGGAATCCGTCTGCCCCGGGTGTGAATCAGCCGTTTGCCCTCAGCGAAGGCGGCGAAACCGTTTATCTGCGAAGCGGTCTGAACGGGGAAATCGGGGGCTATGAGGCGGCACAGAGTTTCGGAGCCTCCGCCACAGGGGTTACCTTCGGACGCTATCAGAAAAGCACGCTGGACGGGGGCACGGCTTTTACGGCGATGAGCAGTCCGACGCCGGGAGCGGCCAATGCCTATCCGCTGGTGGGGCCTGTGGTGATTTCGGAGATTCAGTATCATCCGTCCGCCGCCAATACAGGGGGAGAGTTTCTGGAACTGCGCAATATCAGTTCTCAGCCGGTTGTGCTGCAGGACGAGGTTTCGACCGAAATTGCTCCGGGCAATTTCATCACCGAGTCGGTTCCGTGGAGGTTTGACCGGGGAATTGATTTTGTGTTTCCGGCGGGTACGACAATTCCCGCCGGCGGGATTCTGATTGTGGCGGAAAATCCGACGGCTTTTACGGCGTATTACGGTACGATGCCTTCGGGCGTGCAGGTTTTAGGGCCGTTTGCCGGCGGGACAAAACTCGATAACGGCGGAGAGACGATTCGGCTGGTTCGGCCTGGAGATCAGGAATACGGCAGGGAACGTTTCTGGATCTGTGTGGAACAGATTTCCTACGATGATGCGCCGCCTTGGCCGACCAGTGCGGACGGCGGCGGTCATTCCCTGCAACGGATTGTTCCCGCCCAGTACGGGGATGACGTTATCAACTGGCGGGCCGGACTGCCCGCTCCAGGCAATTAA